ACCACAGTGTCCCCTAGTCCCATCACCCATCCCGACGTGAAAGCCTGTCTCTCTCCTGAATAAATCAAACCCTCAGAGGCTGCATAACCTGGGCATGGGTGAGAGATGCCCTTCCCAGGACTATCCGCATCAAGAGATCTGGCGAGTCGTTTTAAACACTCGGCACCTCTAAAGCAGTAAGTGCCTTTTCCTCAACGCTCAACTGAGCACGCTCTTCAGCACCAGCTCCTGCCACCGGAAGGACACAGGGTGGGTGCGGCACCCAGGGCAGCAGCAGGTCTGCAAAGGCAGCCACTGGGAGCCGAAGGTGGGCTTCTGCTGGGTGGGCTGATactgttctcctttctttctttttgctcctccTGCCCTTCCCTAGCCACACTCCTGGGAAAAAGCGGGCAAGAGTGAAGAAGTCAGGCCACAACATGAGGCACGCAGGACGGCGTTGGGCCTCAACTGCTCCACAAGGAGACAGACAGGCGTGAGCAGAGGGCCCCAAACAGGAAGAGCTTCATGCCTTTCGAATTCATGCTAAAATGGCAGAAACCCACCAAACTACATCGCTCCTCTGGCTCCATAATGAACAAGGAAATGAGGATGCTACTGATTTGTGAGGAGGGGAAAAGTATGTTAGGAGGAAACGCAAGGCTCTGAAAAAGATAAGGAGCACAACATTATGGGGCTAGAGTGGAATCCTGTCTGTAAAATAAAGGGACAGGTATTTGTATGGGAGGGATGTGTACACATGGATCCACCTAAAAGGGTCTGGAAGGAGACATACCGACCGTCGTGAGTGGTGCCACCTATACAAAGTGGGGCTGAAGTagaaatgggaaaggaaggagagaagatgacgttcaccttcctttttttttacatctctgtattgttgaatttttaaTAGCGGGCATTGTTTCTAGAATACAAGCACACTGACGGTCAGCGTATTTTTAAGGGGTACTCTTTTGGGTCTGGCAAATGGAGAGATGGGAACTACACGTCACACACCACTGACGCGGGCAGGCTGTGCAGGCCCTTCCATGCACCCAAAActcagtgcagggggcatgtgctTTTGGCATCTCCCAGGCGACAGGCCCAAAGAGTCAGTTACATCCAGGAGAGACTGCGCCCTCCTTCATGCTCCTGGATGAGTCCTCTGTGCCGACCTAGATTTCAGAGGCGCACGGTAGTTGGCACAAGCCTATAACGGGTACATGATGTAAGTAGTATACAGATGCTCTGACATCACTGAGGGTACAAAACCATCTGGAAATCCGGACTGCTTCAATTTCACAAGCATAGGGAGGCTCTCAATGGAGTTACTCTGTGTAAACCTCTCAAACTATCCTTGGAATACAGTAAGGATTACAATTCTAAGGAGACAAGAGGAAGATCTCCTTACCGCTCCCCATCGCCCCCTGCCAGTAATTACCTGCAGTACAGATGTGGCAGGATGAATGTGGGGCCCAAGCAATGCCATTGACACATGCTCGGTGGTTGTTTAACCTGGCGACAGGCGTGCAGGGAACTCGAACGTCCAGAATCACTACCTGCAGAAATAACAAGGAAGAGGCCCAGAAACTTCAGGGTGtgacagaaaaaaacaagacactacacaagagagagaaaaaaaatttgtttaacttGTTCATTTGTAGATTTAAAGACTCTTAGAGACAGAGGGTCTCGGCACAGCTAGTTTCTAGTCTGTGTCATAAGGAGCTCAGGGCCTTTAGGCTGCAGGGGAGAAGGCAGAGCAAGTAACATGAATTTGAACAATCCACCAAGTCCTATTAGGTGCATGTGCTAAGGACTCTGTGTGTGCTCAGCTGGGCAGCATGGAagccctctcccccaacccccgcaGCAAAAGTTGAAAGGTAAGCAGCCCAAGGTACTGGTTTCATCAAAATAAAGTTCATCACTGCATCATCTCCACCCACGGTCTACTGCTTTTATCAAGTAACAGGCTACAGAGTTGCCACTTCCACATCTGTTCACTAAGGCTGGCAGAATCTGTCCAGactacagaggagaaaactgccTGTTTCTTTACTCGACACCATAAGCACATGAGATTTGGTTTACTCTTTAGATACTGCTTTTCTTGGCTCCGACTCCAACTCTCCAAGTAGTAAAAGTTCTTAACACACAGTCCTTGTTCTAGATCAGGTTTTCTCAGTTTCAGCACTCCTGACATTTCGGGTCAGATAATTCTGTGCTGTGAGGAGTGGTCCTGTGCACCACAGGACGtgcagcagcatccctggcctccacccacaaGACACCAGTAgcaccgcccctccccctcccacccccgaaGGTCTCCAGATATTTCCAAAAAACCTCTGAGGAGACAATGGCAAccagttgagaaccactcttCTAGATACAGTAAGTACGCAGAGCCAGAGCTGAGTGGCAGGGCCTATGTTAGCCTCAAGTGGGGCTCTCACCTCCATTCCGTCCATGGCCATGGTGGCCAGGTAGTTGGGGTCCTGCTTGTTCCAGCAGAGGCGAAGCAGTGGGTGATGCTGTGGGTCTTCGTAAATGATGGTGCTGTGTTCTAGATGACGGAGGTCAAACATCCGCACCGAGCCATCAGCACCCACAGAGGCAAACATGTCCCTGCCGCCTCCGGCCCGGCTAAATGCAATATCATAGACCTGTTGGTGAATAAGAAGCGTCAGTCGGATTCAGCTGTTACCACCCTTTCCTGTAACAGGGAAATCTGCTATCCCTAGTTCATCTAAACCCTTGCTCATGACCCAGAAGGAGGTAAACAAAGCCAAACAGCGCCTGTGAGGACTGGGACCTGAGAGTGCTAACATCAGTGACTTTCCAAAGAGTGAAGGTCATTCTGTTCTGGAAACTGGCTGGCTTCTTCTCACTTCCTGCTTTccaaggattcttcctccacctcccgTGATAAAACAAAGAGCACATACCCTGCTGACCGGCAGAGCACAAGTAGCTCTGAGCAAGTATTCTGTAGGCTTGGACAGGCTCAGTGAAGCGAGAGCCAGTGGCTGTCTCCTGCCACCCTGTTACAAGATGGAGACATTTATTTCCTGGGCCTTCGTGGCTTTCATTTGTGTGTGATCAGAGGCAAATCCATGAGCACATTAAGGCCAAGATCATCGATTTGCTGGGTGGAAGCAGCCACGGTTCTGCTGAGAAACCTGGACCTGAGACTCATTTGCGAGAAAGAAGTAACAGCAGTTTTGAATCTTGGGAGGCTCAGGTGTTCCTATACTTATGGAGAGGCTTAATACCGCTCTCTTGTCCTAGGACACGCTATCTCTTCTCCTAGTTGGTTTGTATTCATAAGTGAATCAATTTAGGTTTTGAATCATTGTTTTCTGCACTTATTACTTGCTACAAACATTGCACTCTGCTAATGtctatgagaaaacagaggcagagagcaaCAGAGAGCCAgacaagcagagagagagaatctgaaaaaggaaaacaaaatgccaAACAAAACCCATCTTCTCGGGCCAAGGACAATAATCCCTCACTCAGGACCGCGACTCCAGCCTTCTGGAGGTTCCACCTGCTAAGGGACACTGGCAAACAAGCATCTGTTTCTATTCAACCTCataacttccttttcctctggctGACTATGAAGAAATTACACTTCTCTTTCTGTAGTAGGAATTAGGAGTGGTTCAATGGGGAACTGGGCTGGTCATCACAAGGAGGCCTGACAGATCAAGGCTCTGTCCAACACCGACCAGCTACCTTAGGGCTGGGATGTGTTTATACATATGTGCACCCAGGGTTGGCTCCCAGTAACTCGCAGGGACAGGGACACCATGGCAGCACCATTAAGCAGTAAGGTTCTCACAGGCAATATGGCCGAGTGTGTAAAACTCAGCTCTGACTGCTTCTTCTTCTGTGCTCCACCAGTGCATTTCATCATAAGCCAAGGGAGGGAAATAACTCCCAGATATACGCTACCCTCCTCTGCACCAATCCGCCAGTAGCAACGAGAACCTCCTGGCAAGTCTTTACTTCAACAGAGAGAGGTGGGCTGAGAAAAATCTAAGGTGCCAGGAGGCGTCATGTTCCTCTCAGAACAACCACCCTTAGATTCATTTCTTCGAGGCCGGGGTGCTGGTCCAGGGCCCGTTTGCTGTTGAGATCGCTGCTCCCATTGTCTACACTGCACTACCTCACTGCAGCTCCGGTGTGGCTTCTCAGCTTTACTATCATCTGTGTAAGCAATGCCCTCATTAAATCCCCtcagtttaaatatttaaagtagctCTAGGTTTCTGGGTTGGACCCTGACAGAGAACAGCAGGCTAAGCTGTCACAGAACCAAAATGCAGCAACCTGCTCCACCTGATGCCAAGAGGGCTCCCAGAACCTCCTTATACCGATCTTCTTGGCAGGACAAACTCTTCCTTCGCTTCTTGGCTTACGGCAGCCGAGTCCAGCAGATTTGTAACAGATCTTACCGTTGGGAGCACAGAAAGCCAAAGAACAACCTCTCACTAAGAATGATAATCTGGTCACCAACTTTCCATTCTGTGGACAACCTCAAGTTTCTCACCTCATGTCAAGGCATCCTTTTTATTGGTACAGATACTAATAATCTTCACTGTGCAGGGTACgatagaaaagaaaacactacCCACAGGAAACGTCCTGTAATTTTTCTGGTAGAGGACCAGCATGCAGCGGCTCTGGCAGTTAAAGATTTATGACCATTTTACAAAATCACTCAGAAGAACGCTTTGTTAACACAATTACAGATAGCTTCCTTTGGCTCTTCCAATAAACACAGGAGAAACATCACCATCAAAATAAACCATATTTAATTCCAAATAGTATTAAAGTATAAGCATTAAGTGAACATACTAGaatttcataaaataagtttagagaaaaattaatgatttCGTTTTGTCTGCCAGGAAATATTCCCTCTTCTTGCCTCGCTGCtcccaaaaaagtaaatatatttcaagATAAGTGTTACtctaagattattttttaataacatccAGTCCAAGTTTGTCTATAAGAGATCTCATTATTAAAACCCAGTAATCTctggcacaaaaagaaaaacaacagactaCAGAATGTTTAcaccagccaaaaaaaaaatacactcattTACAACAGTGCTGTTTTCCACTGTTCTGACACATTACTATTTTCAATTTAGACAAGACGACGTCAGCATTATGATTTTCCATGTCATTTGCAAAACAGGGAGAGAACAGCCTGCCTTCACACTGAAGGCATAGAAAGCAGCTGTGCACCAGCATCAGTACCTCTTTGTCATGGGCAATCAGCTGGGTCTTCACATGGCCGGACACAAGATTCACTCGCCCCAACACCTGCCCGGTCTCCAGCCCCCATATGGTACATGTCGTGTCAATGCTGGAGGTACCTGGAAACAACCAGTGCAAGTCAGCAGCTGACGGGGGTGAAGTTCCCACACCAGCTTCTCTCCTTGTCCCTATTCATCTATTCAGCCCAGGAGACAACGCACTGCAAACACTTCTTGAGTACAGGGATGGAGAGCccaaaagagtcatgtgggcttccctggtggcgcagtggttgagagtctgcctgccgatgcaggggacgtaagttcgtgccccggtctgggaagatctcatatgccgcggagcggctgggcccgtgagccacggccgctggacctgtgcgtccggagcctgtgctccacaacgggagaggtcacagtggtgagaggcccgcgtaccgcaaaaagaaaaaaaaaaaaagagtcacgtactCCATCCTCACCCCAGGGCCTTGGACTCTGCCTGGAGAGACAAGACATGCACACGTGGGAAGCTCAACTCCACGGGAGGAATTAATAACCACATTCCATATTTAGCCTCTTCCCCACTCGGCCCCATTTTAGGATGTTGCACGGACCTCAGGGCCCTGGTTAAAAACTGGCCcagtgggcctccctggtggcgcggtagttgagagtccgcctgctgaggcaggggacgcgggttcgtgccccggtccaggaggatcccacatcctgcggaccggctgggcccgtgagccatggctgctgggcctgcgcgtccggagcctgtgctccgcgacgggagaggccacaacagtgagagacccgcataacgcgaaagaaacaaacaaaacaaaacaaaacaaaacaaaaaaaactggccCAGTGTTATATCTGAGAAAATGTATCTTTGCTTCTTCACACTGGAATacaccctccctcactcccttacCTAAAAGATAAGGATCCACCTCATTCCAGTCAAAGGAGGTCAGAGGAGCACAGAAATCCGAGTTCTTGTTATTGTTTAGCAAACATTCCAGCCTGGTCTCTGTTTCACCAACCTGAAGGAacaataatctttaaaaactcaGCCAGTCTTATCTtcacaaaaaatctttaaagcctCTTTTAGTCcatattttagtaaatttaagaCGTGGGGGACATTTTTATCATAGAGTAATAAAAACCAGAGGAACTACTTGAATGCTACTTCTTTCCAAGATTTCTCCTCTGCCCAGCTTTGTTTCCCAAATTTTCACCCCCAAATTCTTCTAGACGAGAAGTCTTCTCACTCTGTCCAAACCGGGGCATCTGTACCCTGCCTGGCTGGACGCCACACCTCCAGCTACAGGAGAGGCCATGGTGACGGCTCGGCAGAGGCGAGGGGAAGCTCCAGGATCCACTCCCATGCTGCACTAGAAGCAGCGGCctggattttgtttaatttactcaAAAATATCCTGGCTGTAAATAGAATAAGAGGCCGCCGGTGTCCCCACCCCTGCAGAAGGCCCTCGTGCTTACATCACGGTCACTGAGCCTTATGCTTCCAGGCTGACTGCAGCCGGCAGCAGGACTTGAAGGAATCTTGGCTGGACTCACTAGGAAATCTGCTGAGCCAAACAAGCTCAGTCCAGATCCGCTCCCACCTGTTCTCCCGGCTGCAGTGATCTGGCCTCCAGCCCCGGCCTGTTCTCCGTGAGTCCACGCTGCTGCGAGCAGCTGACTCTGCGGAGGCCCGTCAAGCACCTGCTTACCCTCCACACACGGAGATAGTCGCCACTCGTCGCCAGCAGGTCTGGATAGACGCCTTTTGTGTCAGGGATCCACATGAGCTTTGTGGTGGGGTACGGATGGTCGAAGGTGTTCCGGCAAATAAACTCCGAACTCTCTTCGTCTAAACCAACAAGCTGGACCTGTAACACAGCAGAATCCAGCCACGTAAACATCTGCTTCTCGGCAGCAGCACCAAATACACCAGACCCCTGTCAGTGACAGCCGTCCTGATGCTGTACTACCCTTCACTGCAGAGGCAAGAACTAAGAGAGAGAGGGCATCTAGTCCAACAGGCCTGCTGCTCAGACGAGGAAACCCAGCCTTGGAGGGGTTGAGTTACACTGAAGACTGCAGAGCTAGTCAGAGGCAGAGACAAAATCTGAATACAGGTTTTCTGACTCCAACTCCTGCCCTCTTGATCCAACACCCTAGAGCTGTGTTAACTGCCCAGCTGGTTACCTTCCCCCACAAGCCGAGGCACTTGACAACGTGCAGCCGTGGTTTTAGTGACCCCACGACTAAAAGTGCTGTGGACATTTAGTGACATCCAACAAAGGAACGTCTCACCTAAAAAGGCAATCGTAGggtcttccttggtggtgcagtggttgggaatccacctgccaatgcaggggacacgggttcgagccctggtccaggaagatcccacatgctgcggaactactaagtctgtgcaccacaactactgagcctgcactctagagcctgcgagccacaactactgaagcccacgcgcctagagcccacgctccgcaacaacagaagccaccgaaatgagaagcctgctcccctcaaccagagaaagcccacgcgcatcaacgaagacccaacacagccaaaaacaaaaataaataaaatttattttaataaaaaaggcAATCATCCACAAACCGCCTCCTCCTCTAGCCCCCCAACCTCGCCCCCACTGGCTGGTAATGTTCTGACACAGAAGGGTGTGCCAAACAAGCATTCGGGAACCCAAACCACTGTAACTGGCAAAAAAGTGGGTACTGTCGATGAGAAAGTCCCAGCTGGTCTGGCCACCTTTTCTTTGAGTCAGTTTTGGACCAATATTGACTTCCACCCTTTGCTGTCCAACTCAATCTGGCTCAGTAGGAAATGCCACCTGCTATACATTTGCTTATGAACTTCCACCAGCTGGAAGATGGAATGGTAGGGAGGATGAACGAGAGGATAGGCACTAACCATACAGCAGAAAGAATTCCTTCCACTCCTGTCTTGCTGACTCCAGTCTCAGATACTAGTATCTTCCtatctattttttgtttaaacaattttatttaggTACAAttgcatacaataaaattcactcaCTTTAGGTGTACagtatcactgaataatattgaATTATgtgggggcttgcctggtggcgcagtggttgagagttcgcctaccaatgcaggggacacgggttcgtgccccggtccgggaagatcccacatgctgcagagcggctgggcccaatgagccatggccgctgagcctgcgcgtccggagcctgtgctcggcaacaggagaggccacggcagtgagaggcccgcgtaccgcaaaaaaaaaaaaaaaaaaaaaaaaaaaaggtgtatggAAAGGTTCTGAGGAGGCATAGAAACGGGAAGGCATCCCCAGCAAGCGGGGCAGAGTTACTAACTAGATGGCCCACTTGGCGGGCAGCAAGAGGAATCATCTGAGAGAGCCCCGCAGAGGAGGCTGATGAAACGTGCCTAGGGCAGGCTCGAGAGCCCTGACAGCAAACTGAAAACAGAGGTGGGTTTTCCCCCGTGAAGGCGTCTGAGAGGCAGTGGTAGGACTGTGAGACCCTGGAGGTATGAGTATGGGGCCTGGTAATGCTGGGCAGGACTGACTGGATCCAGGAAGAGGCTGGAGGCGGGGAGCTCAGCCTGGAGACCCACAGGGGAACAGGTGGGAAAGGTTAAGGGCCTGTGGTGACCGGTAGTGAGAATGGCAAGGGATAACCCGAGATGGCCACAAGAAGGATTTTGACAGAATGAACAGTTCTTATGGAATTAAAAAGTTGACATTCTGACCTTTGCAGAAAACAAAACGTAAAGGAAGATTCTAGATGGAACAGGGAAAATTGGCATCAGGcttggtgggggaaggaggagaaaacagaTGAGAAGGTAAATTTTGTGGCTCACTGGGCAGAATAAAGCGTAAGCCTCTCATATAGATTCTGAGCCAGATATTGCATTCATctctttattcaaatatttaccGAGTGGCTATTAGGTGCCAAGCCCTAAGTGCTGGGGATGTGGCAGCAAGCACAAAATCCCTCTTTCTAGCCATGCAGGTAAGGGGAAAATGCTGCTACTGCTAAAAGTTGCTTTCCAGCCATTGGAGGCTTCTCTGCAAACCTCAAAATGTCAGCTCCCATGAGCACGTGCCACTTAGGATCCACTTAAGCAGGCATTCAAAGCTTTCGCTAGCCTACCTTATCTTCCACTTCATTTATCTAGTCAGTGCTTCCCATCCCTCTCCTTACACTGCCCTCACTTATAAAATCCTCACACCTCCTTCCGTCGATCCAAATCCTGCCCAGTATTAATAAAGAACGGTGGCATCAGCCTTCCAGGCCTCCTTACTTACCACTTGCTAGTGTAGGACCTTGGACATGTTACTTAACTTTGCTAAACCTGTTTCcaatctgtaaagtgaggatattCACAGTACCTACACCTCACAGAGTTGTATGTAACACCTTTTGTTTGTAAACTGTTCAGTATGATGCCTTCCTCAGTGTATGAGCTTTTAATATTCTTACACCTCACCTCCTTCATAAACCACCTGCAGTCTTCCCAGCACAGTGGTCTCTCAGTACTTATCTATTCCATCCATTTGGTGACTAATCCCACACTGCCTCATGAAAGCACCTGCATGACTGTCTTATGCTATTTCTCTTAGTAAATGCCTTAAAAACAGGGCCTGtagggttccctggtggtctagtggttaagagtccgccttccaatgcgggggacgcaggttcgatccctggtcaggaatctaagatcccacatgccgcggggcaactgagcccgtgtgccgtgaccactgagcctgcacgttctgGAGCCTACATACCACAACTAGAGGAGCCCGTGacgaagagcccgtgtgccacaaccggtacccgacacagccaaataaataaataaacattaaaaaaaaaaaacaaaaaacagggccTGTGTCTTACTCCTGCTTGTACTGCCAACAGCAATGGTTTTCAAATCTGGCAACCAGATTTACCTAGAGTGCTTTACACATTCCTGGGCTCCCCACCGTTAGCCCAAGATTCTGATTCAACAAGTGTCAAGTGGGGCCCAGGAGTCTATATTCTTAAGACCCTCCCTGGTGATCTGATTCAGCAAGGTTTGACAACCTCTGCACAACAGTACCTAACCAAGGGAAGAAGCCAGGAAATGGCTGGGGTCTTTCCTGATCTTCCCAAAGACTTCATGTGTTTGCACAGACTCGTGTTTCATCCTTGGCCTAACTCACTTTAGCTCTTCTGCTCCAAATTGCCAACCAAGTACTGAAAGGAATAACACTTTGCTTTCACTGTTATTCAACTGTTGTTCATATACGcagatgttaaaaatttaatgaaagagaATGTAAGTTCTCTTGAATATTCATATAATACAGAATGAAGTGGTAAAGTCTCCCATTAACTTCACCCTCAATTCTACTTAGTGACTCTCAAACCAGTTTGATATGAACTACTTTCCAAATGGTTTttccaaacaaaacaacaaaaaaaaccccagatagGTTTGGACCATAAAATGTATTCTGTAACTTGCTCTTAACAACATCTTGGAAGATCTCACGTCCGTACAAATAGCTCTACCTCATTCTTCCACAGCAGACTGTGGTAAGCACACCATAATTTAACTATTCATAGTTACTGTGGTTATAGCCCATTGttttgctattgtaaacaatgctctgtacatatatgtgtaaagGCTTTTATTGGTCAGATTGCTAAAAGTGTAACTGCTGCATCACATTTTAGATGTTAATACCACaggaactatgagataataaatgtgtgttgttttaagctaaaaaaaaaaagtcacagattcTGTCCAGCAGCCTTTGAAAAGGTTGCTTCCATTTACACTTTCATTAACAGTATATGAGGGTGCCAATTTCCCCATACCtttgaaaacactgaaaataatcttttaacatttttgttaatCTGAGAGATGAAAAATGGCATTTTACTACTGAAGGTgagcatatttattatttttacttctgaataataatttttaatatgagtGCTTATAATGGACCAAGTATAAGCATTACACTTACTGCTTTACATGcaatacctcatttaatcctctcaacatcTCCATGAGGTAGGTACTCTTATTCTTCCCACTTTCCTAAGAGATGGAGTAAAAGAGATGTTAAGTATCTCGCCCAGGATCACAAAGGTTATCACTTCCCCATACTATCAGCAACACTAGAAACAATAACTTAATCTTTATAAATTTGAAAGGGAAAAGTAACATCACAGGGTCAATTCTCATTTCCCTTAACTACCTGAGGTTGAGTATCTTTTCCTGTTTATTGATCACTTGCATTTT
The genomic region above belongs to Phocoena phocoena chromosome 19, mPhoPho1.1, whole genome shotgun sequence and contains:
- the DCAF7 gene encoding DDB1- and CUL4-associated factor 7, whose product is MSLHGKRKEIYKYEAPWTVYAMNWSVRPDKRFRLALGSFVEEYNNKVQLVGLDEESSEFICRNTFDHPYPTTKLMWIPDTKGVYPDLLATSGDYLRVWRVGETETRLECLLNNNKNSDFCAPLTSFDWNEVDPYLLGTSSIDTTCTIWGLETGQVLGRVNLVSGHVKTQLIAHDKEVYDIAFSRAGGGRDMFASVGADGSVRMFDLRHLEHSTIIYEDPQHHPLLRLCWNKQDPNYLATMAMDGMEVVILDVRVPCTPVARLNNHRACVNGIAWAPHSSCHICTAADDHQALIWDIQQMPRAIEDPILAYTAEGEINNVQWASTQPDWIAICYNNCLEILRV